The following nucleotide sequence is from Penaeus vannamei isolate JL-2024 chromosome 10, ASM4276789v1, whole genome shotgun sequence.
tatacgtgtatgtatgtgttcatgtatgtccatgtgtatgtatgtcgatATGATTGCGTATAttggctgtctgtgtgtgagcgAGCGGCCACATAACCCTGTCACAGATAtgtcacagacagacaaataccaTTTCATATTCGCAACCGCAGAGTCCGAAAATATGATGTacagattattatttattttttaaccatATATCAAGAGCAATTCTAACATATGGGTCGGATTATTGAATTTTACCCGAAGCTCCGGAAATACGCGGATGATTGTACGTATATAACCGAAATGAAAACGTTGAAGAATggttgatagatttttttttttcgcttttatttttttcatcattttttttgggggggggagggggagaaatgacaAAAAGAATCATATAGTATAACAGTTTCCCAAACGTAGTACATTTGTACATAATGCAGtagtattttttcatttctctcttttctctcttttctctcttttctttctctctctctctctctctctctctctctctctctctctctatatatatatatatatatatatatatatatatatatatatatatatatatatatatatatatatatatatatatatatatatatatatatatacatatatatatatatatatatatatatatatatatatatatatatatagagagagaaagaagaagaagagaagagaagaagagagagaggaaagaagagaaattgagacagacagacagacagacagacagacagacagacagacagacagagagacagagacagagacagagacagagacagagacagagacagagaaagagaaagagacagagacagagacagagagacagagacagagacagagacagagagagacagagacagagacagagacagagacagagacagagacagagacagagagacagagacagagacagagacagagacagagagacagagacagagacagagacaaagacagagagacagagacagagacagagacagagacagagacagagacagagacagagagacagagacagagacagagacagagacagaaacagagacaaagacagagacagagacagagacagagacagagacagagacagagacagagacagagacagagacaaagagagagagagagacagagagacagagacagagacagagacagagagacagagacagagacagagacagagacagagacagagacagagacagagacagagacagagacagagacagagacagagacagagagacagagacagagacagagacagagacagagacagagacagagacacagagacagagacagagagacagagacagagacagagagacagagacagagacagagacagagacagagacagagacagagacagagacagagagacagagagacagagagacagagagacagggagacagagagacagagacagagacagagacagagacagagacagagacagagacagagacagaaacagaaacagagacagagacagagacagacagagagacagagacagagagagagagagatacatatacacatcgcTTATGCATCACACAGCAATCACGTATCGGAGACTTTGCAAAGCGCTCTCCAGAAGTCTCTCGAGTGGAATGACAGACAGGCAGTCTCGCGCGACAGTCAACAGAGCCAACAGTCACAAGACAAACACTCCCTCGCCTGTCATGCGATTCATGACAGTCATACGATTCACAATCATGCGCGTGTTTACTCTCCCCCGTAGTCGctatgagggggggtggggtggggggggagagtgtccctaggagaatgagggggcggggtggggggggagtgtccCTAGGAGAatgaggggcggggtggggggtgggggagtgtccCTAGGAgaatgggggcggggtggggggagtgtcCCTAGGTGAatgaggggggggtggagtgtccctaggagaatgagggggcagggggtgggggagtgtccCTAGGAGAATGaagggggcagggtggggggagtgtccctaggagaatgaggggggcggggtgggggagtgtccctaggagaatgagggggcagggtgggggagTGTCCCTAGGAAAATgagggggcgggatggggggagTGTCCCTAGGAGAATGAAGGGgcgcaggggtggggtggggggggagtgtccCTAGGAGAatgagggcggggtggggtgggggagtgtccCTAGGAGAATGAGAGATCGGTGGGCGGGGCtaagagagcgagaagaatgaatggagggaaggagggaagggagagaatgcggggaaagggaaagaaagggagaaagggggagagcgattggggggggaggaaatgagacgggaggtggaaaaaagggagaaagggagagcgagagggggagggagagacaggagggtggaagaaagggagatagggaaagcgATTGGGGGGGAGTTTGGTGGGCGGGGCGATGACgtcgaggagagggaatgagggagagaaaaatgagagaataaagggtggtgagaatgggagagagagcgggaggaagggagggagggaggataagatatatagagagaaaaggagagagaagggagggagatggatggagagttTAGAGGCGCGGCCAAGATAtcgaggagaatgagggagaggagaaaaatgagaaatagtggagagaaagagagagagagagagacagagagagagagaaacagacagacaagtaaacacacacatacacacaatccaaaaataaagacaaagaaaaaattaaaaaacaaaccaaaaatcatTAAATCCAAAcacaacctttaaaaaaaaaacctaaacaacaacaatacataaACAATTTACTCCATAACCAAAACAAAGACACGAAGATTTTCACAAGACATAAATCACATCAGACCGAGACAACAGCTCATTAGGCCGAAAATCACAGAGCTGATGATTAAGTGCCAATGATAACgatgcagggagggggggaggggtgtcgatgcataggggtggggggcgggaggaaaggaggtggtacatgaggaggtaggaaaggggtggtggagggtatgAAGTGGAGGATCTGGAATAttgaggggatgaaagggggggtATGAGGGTGGAGGATCTGGAATAttgaggtgggaggaaaggaggggggcgtATGAGGTGGAGGATCTGGAAtattgaggggagaggaaagggggtatgAGGTGGAGGATCTGGaatatgaggagagaggaaagggggtgtaTGAGGTGGAGAATCTGgaatatgagggagaggaaaggggtgtgaggtggaggatctggaatatgaggaggaaagggggggagtatGAGGTGGAGGATCTGAAATattgaggaggatggaaagggggtcGCAtatgaggagggggggttggtacCTGAGAaccgaggaaaagggggagggtatatgaggaatatgaggaagaggaaccGGAATATGAGGAGGGGGGACATGAAGGAGTAGTGTCGGTacgtgaagagagaggaaatgaggacggaagatggaggaaaggaagaggattgtATATGAGAAAGTGAATCCTGATTATGAGGGATGAGGAAATAAAGGTCTTAGATGATGAGGGAGAATCATACCACGAAtactgagggaaggagagggttagtATATGAGAAGGAAAGGCATGGAAATCGTACATGAGGAGAAAGGGACGCTAcatgaggaatgaggaaagggaaggaggttgcttatgaggaggaggatccggtatatgaggagaggggaaagaggggatctTACGCAGAGAAGGAGGGTCGGTAcatgaggaatgaggaaagggaaatcATACATGAGGATTTACGGATTgtagataaggaaggagggacgaggaaagaggaaagagtaatCGGtacatgaggaagaagaggaaagatatatcgataaagaaggagggagggaaaggggaaatagaggaagaagaggaaagatatatcgataaagaagggggggaaagggagacctTGCACGAGAAATGAGTGTCGGTACAAcagggatggggagagatgaggagggaacaAAGAgcaatagatgagtagatagataaatatatacagataaagatagataaataaagatagatagataaagataaatagacaatagGTATGTACTGCGTCACATATTACTCTCTCTTCGTGAATCATCAAAGATcgatagattagtagatagataaagatatatagataaagatagataaataaagatagatagataaaagtagataaatatagatagatagataaagatagatagataaagatatataaataaagatagatatataaagataaataaagatcgatagattagtagatagataaagttatatagatgaagatatatagataaagatagatcaataaagatagatagataaagatagataaataaagatagatagataaagatagataaataaagatagatagataaagatagagaggaaggtcGGTACATAACtgacaaaaaggaagaggaacagtacaggataataaacgagagaaaaactGTACACTAAAAACAGTATAGGAGAAGATGGAGCCAAAAATCTTTGCGCATATTTTGATTTTCACTTAAAagtcaaataagaaaaaagaagtacaagaaagagtaaaaaatggCGTAGTACATAtctattctctatttatctttatctgtctgtctttatttatctatctttatctatatatcttcatctatctatctttatttatctatctttatctatctatctttatctatctactcatttatcGAACGTTGACGATTCACGTAGAAGGAGTAAAAAATGACACAGTACATatttattgtctatctatctttatctatctttatttatctatatttatctatctatctttatctatctatctttatttatgtatctttatctatctatctttatctatctatctttatctctctatctttatctatctatatttatctatctatctttatctatctacatttatctgtctactaATCTATCGACCTTTgactattctatctatctttatttaactatctttatctatatatctttatctatctactcatctatcgcTCTTTGTCACTTTTTAATCATTCGTGGAAAGCCTTTATTCTTGGGCAATTAATTTAGTTTCAACACGAGTTTGACGAGCGATAAATGTGCAATTAAAGATGAAATGATGCGCATCAAAGCACACTATTGCAGCGTTCGAGACAAAACTTTTCATTCAgcaaatttccatttctttttttttcatttttttggtaTTTCATCCGGGGATTTTGTGTCTTTTTAATTACTGCAGATGATGACAATGCGGGAAATGATTAGTGTTTATGGAtgattcattctgtctctctctcattatctctctttctctctctctctcattctctcactctctcattctctctctgtctgtctgcctgtctgtctgtctgtctgtctctctctctctctctctctctctctctctctctctctctctctctctctctctctcccctctccctctccctctccctctcctctctctccctctccctctccctctccctctcctcctctccctctctccttctccctctccctctccacccccaccccccatcctcccctcctccttcacaatTCATGAGTAACTGGTGGTTTGGGATATCACGGGCGGCATTGGGTGTCGGCCCCATGCCCACGCCCTATGCCCTATGCCTTCCCCAATGCCCTATGCCCTATGCCTTCCCCAATGCCCTATGCCCTATGCCTTCCCCAATGCCCTATGCCCTATGCCTTCCCAATGCCCTATGCCCTGATGCCCTATGCCTTCCCTGATGCCTATATGCCCTATGCCCTATGCCTTCCCCAATGCCTACCCTATGCCCTATGCCTTCTGATCTATGCCCTATGCCTTCCCCAATGCCCCTGCCTATGCCTTCCCCAATGCCCTATGCCTTCCCCAATGCCCTATGCCCTATGCCTTCCCCAATGACCCTATGCCCTATGCCTTCCCCAATGCCCTATGCCCTATGCCTTCCCCAATGCCCTATGCCCTATGCCTTCCCCAATGCCCTATGCCCTATGCCTTCCCCAATGACCCTATGCCCTATGCCTTCCCCAATGCTCTATGCCCTATGCCTTCCCCAATGACCCTATGCCCTATGCCTTCCCCAATGCCCTATGCCCTATGCCTTCCCCAATGCCCTATGCCCTATGCCTTCCCCAATGCCCTATGCCTTCCCCAATGCCCTATGCCCTATGCCTTCCCCAATGCCCTATGCCTTCCCCAATGCCCTATGCCCTATGCCTTCCCCAATGCCCTATGCCCTATGCCTTCCCCAATGACCCTATGCCCTATGCCTTCCCCAATGACCCTATGCCTTCCCCAATGCCCTATGCACCCCAATAGCCCTCTCCATGCACCCAGATACCCTAGTTTGACTACAATGACCTATGCGATATGCCTTCCCCCAATGGACCCTATGCCCTATGACAGTACCCACCCCTATGCCTCTCCATCCACCCAGAAGTTTACAGACGTCAAGCTTTTCGATAAGATCTGAAGTTGGACGTAATTTGAAGTTCCCGCCATGAATTACCCAGACTCCAGCGCCGACGACCGCGGTTTCCAAAACCATCAGTCACTCTTTCATGAATTTCTGAaacgagggagtgaaggggggagggtatatgggagtgggaggggaaagaaaaggcaggagggagagggagagggggaggaaagaagggggagggaggaggaggaggaagggaggagaggagggaggggagagggaggggagagagagagagagagagagagagagagagagagagagagagagagagagagagagggggagagaggagggtgagggagggattgagagagagagagagagagagggaagggagggaggattgagagaggagagagagagcaggcgattGAGGAGGGCCAatacgggaggaaggaaggatggagtaagggaggaaagaaggaaagaggaagaatgaaagaagaatttCCAAAACCATCAGTCACTCCCTCATGAATTtctgaaacgagagagagagagagagagagagagctaaaaagagagagagagagagagagagagagagagagagagagagagagagagagagagagagagagagagagaggaggaggaggaggttgggggatggagaggggagaaggatggagaaattgAGGAATAAatcgatagagagaaggagggagggagggatagaagtaaagaataagaattaaagaaagaaaggtgagaaagaaagagaatgagatatttCGAAatcgaaagagcgagaggggaggaggatgggggatgaggagggagggggaaggtatttgagaaggaggagggaataaagaaggtgggtggaggcgatgaatgagggagggaaggaaagaataaagaagggaaggagagagaatggaggagagagagagagagagagagagagagagagagagagagagagagagagagagagagagagagagagagagagagagacagacagacagacagacagacagacagacagacagacagacagacatacagacagacagacagacagacagacagacaaataggaacagggagacagacaaagagacatagacagaaagacaaacaaacagggagtggagataatgaaaaaagaaaaaatacaataacgagGAGAGAATTTTTCTTTAGAATCTAAAAATAAAtctaaagagaaacaaaaggaaactgACAACTACGATaatgatacataaataataacaaacataataacaagacacataaacacaaagatacCATCGTTTTATTAACTAATTACATTATTTTCTTAATGTATTTCTAATCAAAGTACAATCATTAGCGTCATATCTGATTACGtaaaatcataatcaaaattcgatagcgaataggaggaagaagggagaaaagataatgctgagagaaagaggaaaataaaggactgacataaagaagaaaataaaggatttCCTGCGAacgaaggaagagtgaaagaggaaggaataggagatggaaaatgtacaataaaataagattaagaaataaagtaaagaatATAAAAGTAAAGATCGGATATATGGaaaatttagataaataaataagcaaaatatatgaaaaaaatcgagatcggggaacaagaaaatggaaaagaatgataaaaaagatgataaaaagataaatacaacggaaaaaagagacgaagaacaagaagaagagagaaatacgaaggagaagaaaaacataaagaaggggatggaaataagaaaaaaacgaagaagaagagaaaaatacgtagaagaaaaagataaagaaggaatgagaattaaaaaaaacaaggaagaagaatgaggaggatacgaaggagaagaatgaggaggatagaaaaaaaagagtggtGCGAGAAGTAATTAGAGTAATGGGAAGATTTCGACGGATTTCCGACGATCTTGGCAGAGAATTAGCAAACCTGAACCCTGTTTGCGGGGAAGCtactgccctctctctttctttctctttctttctgtctttctctctctctgtctctctttctttctgttttgttctctctgtttcccttgatttcttttattatctctccgtttttcgttttgtttttctttgtgtgtttctctctctttctgtttttctctctctctgtttctctttctttctgttttttttttcactctgtttctctttctttctgtttttcttctttctgtgtttctctttctttatatgtttttctcactctgtttctctttctttcttttattctctctcagtttctctttttcttttt
It contains:
- the LOC138862929 gene encoding uncharacterized protein, with protein sequence MPYAFPNALCPMPSPMPYALCLPQCPMPYAFPNDPMPYAFPNALCPMPSPMTLCPMPSPMPYALCLPQCPMPYAFPNALCLPQCPMPYAFPNALCLPQCPMPYAFPNALCPMPSPMTLCPMPSPMTLCLPQCPMHPNSPLHAPRYPSLTTMTYAICLPPMDPMPYDSTHPYASPSTQKFTDVKLFDKI